The nucleotide window TTCCCTACATAGGTTCCTACCTCCACATTCACCCGATAACCTTCCATCCCCTTTAAGCCGATGCTGGTCACTCGAGCCCACATGGAAACCACTCCCCCTCGAGCTTGATGATCTTTCCATCTTTCCAAAAAAACTTGTCCGTTAATAGGGAATGTATATATTGTTGGTAATAATGTTGCGACGGTTCTGGAAAATAGGAAAGGATTGGGTTGGGGTTAACAAGGGAGGTCTCTTCACTTTGGCCGTAGAGATAGGCACGATAGCTGCTCCAAGGATACTCCTCGGGCGCCGTCACCATCCTGGCTTCCACTGGGTTTAGATGAATATATTTGCTAACATCTATCTCATATTCACGAGAATCGAGGATTTCGGCACCATAACGCTTGTCGAAAACATGGCCCGAAAAATCATACTTTTGATTAAAATATTTTGCGTATTTTGTATTGAGATGTTTCATGATGATACTGAGTGGAGTGTCATACGTTTCAAGCTGGAGGTGGGTATGATTGGTCATTAAGCAGTAAG belongs to Neobacillus sp. OS1-2 and includes:
- a CDS encoding transposase; translated protein: MARRVRLWFAGAKFHVTSRGIRKSSLFYEDEDYKKYLSYIEETKDRYPFQLHSYCLMTNHTHLQLETYDTPLSIIMKHLNTKYAKYFNQKYDFSGHVFDKRYGAEILDSREYEIDVSKYIHLNPVEARMVTAPEEYPWSSYRAYLYGQSEETSLVNPNPILSYFPEPSQHYYQQYIHSLLTDKFFWKDGKIIKLEGEWFPCGLE